The Papaver somniferum cultivar HN1 unplaced genomic scaffold, ASM357369v1 unplaced-scaffold_33, whole genome shotgun sequence genome includes a window with the following:
- the LOC113342026 gene encoding protein NBR1 homolog yields the protein MDSSLVIKVKYGDMLRRFTVTVNANGILDMGMAGLTAKICSLFKFNFVDDITLTYIDEDKDVITLVDDEDLRDVIGQRLNPLRINVLLKTSSGEMFDATSSGWSTPSLQQQGNQLNRINSGLNEALKSLPDPLGDVLSKLSSDLASKAVSSAPVLSELVERFAKLGMTTSQSQGNGSDLSADNKVNENAKKSSSASEAPLDPTKTTKAKGISSSTSDLSFDYLSEPQNAPSGKSFAAGSSGSSTPMMIPAPNPIPQAPSAPANPNLKCVSSCGEKREKRGSGSGQLSAPNHGPPVSGMIGGNSSEAAPIAGYWGVPPFRRSYSHFDSTGRVFHKGVQCDGCGVHPITGPRFKSKVRDNYDLCSICFSELGSDAEYTRIDKPIFYRCPRPRPFAHGPAPPSPYLPHILQGREKKQQLPYLQSHFIQDVNIPDGTLVAPLTPFTKIWRLVNNGTIPWPCGSQLVWNGGYQFTTTGLVSAQIPGDGCPVGTELDIAVDFTAPAAPGRYISYWRMMSPSGEMFGERIWVLIEVDTSLLDSLPDLNAPPFRNAKPKTQIIDMNTVHVDVEEPQNVNSDKNAESVKPMVDEVMSEKELDVDRPVAVDGLGSSNSVVVSPEVAPALPSYPVIDSSVVPPPLPDARTVEGNDINNNVEESLLKELADMGFKEIDLNKEILRLNEYNLEQSLDDLCGVSEWDPILEELREMGFPDRETNKMLLIKNGGSIKRVVMDLVAGEKTE from the exons ATGGACTCTAGTCTTGTGATCAAG GTTAAGTATGGAGATATGCTTAGACGCTTTACTGTGACTGTGAACGCAAATGGCATCCTGGATATGGGTATGGCTGGCCTGACTGCAAAGATTTGTTCTCTCTTCAAGTTCAACTTCGTTGACGATATCACCCTTACATATATTGATGAAGACAAAGATGTAATaacacttgttgatgatgaggatCTGCGTGATGTCATTGGGCAGCGCCTAAACCCCCTGAGGATAAATGTGCTCTTGAAAACCAGTAGTGGCGAAATGTTTGATGCAACATCAAGTGGATGGTCTACTCCCTCTTTGCAGCAGCAGGGTAATCAATTGAACCGCATCAATTCTGGCCTTAACGAGGCTTTGAAATCTCTTCCGGACCCACTGGGGGATGTGCTGTCCAAGCTTTCTTCTGACTTGGCATCAAAGGCTGTTTCCTCTGCTCCAGTATTATCTGAACTTGTAGAGCGTTTTGCGAAGTTGGGTATGACAACTTCCCAGTCACAGGGTAATGGATCTGATCTCTCTGCAGATAATAAAGTAAATGAAAATGCCAAGAAATCATCCTCTGCTTCTGAAGCGCCCTTGGACCCAACCAAAACAACCAAGGCTAAGGGTATCAGTTCCTCTACTTCTGATttgtcatttgattatctttccgAACCTCAAAATGCGCCGAGTGGAAAATCATTTGCTGCTGGAAGCTCTGGTTCTTCCACACCTATGATGATACCAGCGCCAAATCCAATTCCTCAGGCTCCATCCGCTCCTGCTAACCCAAACCTCAAGTGTGTTTCCTCATGTGGTGAGAAAAGGGAAAAGCGGGGAAGTGGTAGCGGTCAGCTTTCTGCACCCAATCATGGCCCCCCAGTTAGCGGGATGATTGGAGGAAATTCATCTGAAGCTGCGCCTATTGCTGGATACTGGGGGGTTCCTCCATTTAGAAGGAGCTATAGCCACTTTGACAGCACCGGTCGTGTGTTCCACAAGGGTGTGCAGTGTGATGGTTGCGGGGTACATCCTATTACAGGACCTCGGTTTAAGTCCAAAGT GAGAGATAATTATGATCTCTGCAGTATTTGCTTCTCGGAATTAGGGAGTGATGCTGAATACACCAGAATAGACAAACCCATCTTTTACCGATGTCCTCGTCCG CGTCCTTTTGCTCACGGTCCAGCGCCACCCAGCCCGTATCTACCGCATATCTTGCAAGGCCGCGAGAAGAAGCAACAGCTCCCATATCTCCAGAGCCATTTCATTCAAGATGTGAACATTCCAGATGGGACTCTGGTTGCCCCATTAACCCCATTCACTAAAATATGGCGTTTAGTCAATAATGGCACGATTCCATGGCCCTGTGGATCACAACTGGTATGGAACGGCGGATACCAGTTCACTACTACCGGTTTAGTTTCTGCGCAG ATTCCTGGTGATGGATGCCCTGTTGGAACAGAGCTAGACATTGCAGTTGATTTTACAGCACCAGCTGCCCCTGGACGGTATATTTCTTACTGGAGGATGATGTCACCTTCTGGTGAAATGTTTGGGGAGCGGATTTGGGTACTAATCGAG GTTGATACTTCATTACTCGACTCTTTGCCTGACTTGAATGCTCCACCATTCCGTAATGCTAAGCCAAAAACTCAGATTATAGACATGAACACTGTGCATGTGGATGTCGAAGAACCTCAGAATGTGAATTCTGATAAAAATGCTGAATCAGTGAAGCCAATGgttgatgaagttatgagtgagaAAGAGCTTGATGTTGATAGACCTGTTGCTGTTGATGGTTTGGGTTCTAGCAATTCAGTTGTTGTTTCTCCAGAAGTAGCTCCTGCATTGCCATCTTACCCGGTCATTGATTCCTCGGTCGTTCCACCTCCTCTACCTGATGCACGTACTGTAGAAGGCAATGATATCAATAACAATGTAGAGGAGTCACTTCTGAAGGAGCTGGCAGATATGGGTTTTAAGGAGATCGACTTGAACAAAGAGATCCTACGTCTGAACGAGTACAACCTAGAGCAGTCGTTGGATGATCTCTGTGGTGTTTCTGAGTGGGATCCAATCCTTGAGGAGCTCCGAGAGATG GGATTTCCTGACAGAGAAACAAACAAAATGTTGCTGATCAAGAATGGAGGAAGTATTAAGCGCGTCGTGATGGATCTCGTTGCTGGGGAGAAAACCGAGTAG